The Fructilactobacillus ixorae genome has a window encoding:
- a CDS encoding NAD(P)-dependent oxidoreductase, whose translation MAKITVYNVRDLEKPLYQELNHDRFELKLIEEPLTTDNVETANGAVGVLIDGTTNADAELLAALKSLGIKYCFTRFVGYNNIDLDAASARDIMVARVPSYSPYSVAELALTLGLDLVRHVTEATDNTNQGDFLLHQGYFANEIDHLTVGIIGVGHMGAAEAKLWHNLGAEVLGYQRTPNDNPDVDFVSLNELLLQSDIVSIHVPYIPGENDLMIGAIEIGNMKNQAVLVNTARGELVDTAAVADALADGNLAGYAADVIPDENAIDGQQFDSLDDIPDPELLSLMKHYPNVIITPHMGYDTEPATKDMIKVSLQNFQDAIDTGATENQIK comes from the coding sequence ATGGCTAAAATTACGGTTTATAATGTTCGTGACTTGGAAAAACCGCTGTATCAAGAACTCAACCACGATCGCTTTGAATTAAAATTAATTGAAGAACCCTTAACGACGGACAACGTTGAAACTGCTAACGGGGCCGTCGGCGTTTTAATTGATGGGACGACTAACGCGGACGCAGAATTATTAGCAGCGCTCAAAAGCTTAGGGATTAAGTACTGTTTCACTCGCTTTGTGGGGTACAACAACATTGATTTAGATGCTGCGAGTGCTCGTGACATTATGGTGGCTCGGGTTCCAAGTTACTCACCATACTCAGTAGCAGAATTAGCGTTGACCCTGGGCTTGGACCTGGTGCGCCACGTTACGGAAGCAACCGACAATACCAACCAAGGTGATTTCTTACTGCATCAAGGCTACTTTGCCAATGAAATTGACCATCTAACGGTGGGCATCATTGGAGTTGGGCACATGGGAGCAGCCGAAGCAAAATTGTGGCACAACTTAGGTGCCGAAGTGTTGGGATACCAACGCACCCCCAACGATAATCCTGACGTTGATTTTGTTTCCTTAAACGAATTGTTGCTGCAATCAGACATCGTCTCGATCCACGTTCCCTATATCCCAGGGGAAAACGACCTTATGATTGGGGCGATTGAGATTGGAAATATGAAGAATCAGGCCGTCTTAGTGAACACCGCCCGGGGTGAACTGGTCGACACGGCTGCCGTGGCCGATGCCCTTGCTGATGGTAATCTAGCTGGCTATGCGGCTGACGTTATTCCAGATGAAAATGCCATTGATGGCCAGCAGTTCGATAGTTTAGATGACATTCCGGATCCAGAATTACTGAGTTTGATGAAACACTACCCGAACGTAATTATTACCCCGCACATGGGTTATGATACGGAACCAGCTACCAAGGACATGATTAAAGTTAGTTTACAAAACTTTCAAGATGCCATTGATACTGGTGCAACTGAAAACCAAATTAAGTAG
- a CDS encoding acyltransferase, which translates to MKKRIIYIDLINMLAIFSVLMLHSSQFINNKGIIVKNDLIQAIFIPAVYLFIMNSGATLLNYREKYSTKTFLIKRMKRVGIPLVVWSVIYYLYDIKFTAFPGPIPHPNPGIKDFLFSFLNNNINNIFWFFYAIILLYLLTPVLAILAKHHKELLLYLVILSFIGTYVYLYFAKALNLPIIGGATGVQINPIASEFVGFFIMGYLLKTDYFSVKLQNILMALGGVALVISLLLCLVKLDRFALGGPLLCFYSVGLYLLVKRVSESTAFFSNHEKLIAATASTSLGIYILHPLFFKLFEISFKPFPNSFSYVWLMPIVTYVVGAAIIYWVRKVKLIKQILP; encoded by the coding sequence ATGAAAAAAAGAATTATTTACATTGATCTCATCAATATGCTTGCCATTTTTTCCGTTTTAATGCTGCATTCTTCCCAATTCATTAACAACAAGGGGATTATCGTCAAGAATGACCTGATTCAAGCAATTTTTATTCCGGCTGTTTACCTGTTCATTATGAATTCAGGGGCGACCTTATTAAACTATCGGGAAAAATATTCAACTAAAACTTTTCTCATAAAACGAATGAAACGGGTTGGCATTCCCCTAGTCGTTTGGAGCGTTATTTACTATCTTTATGATATAAAATTCACTGCTTTTCCAGGACCAATTCCCCATCCCAATCCGGGCATCAAAGACTTCCTGTTTAGCTTTTTAAACAATAACATTAATAATATCTTTTGGTTTTTCTACGCCATCATTTTACTGTATTTGTTAACTCCGGTGCTGGCAATTCTAGCCAAGCACCATAAAGAATTGCTGCTTTATCTAGTAATTTTAAGTTTCATCGGAACCTACGTATATTTATACTTTGCTAAAGCTTTGAATCTCCCCATTATTGGTGGGGCCACTGGGGTTCAGATTAATCCAATTGCCTCTGAATTTGTAGGCTTCTTCATCATGGGTTACCTGCTTAAAACTGATTACTTTTCAGTTAAACTGCAAAACATCCTGATGGCGCTCGGTGGAGTGGCTCTGGTCATTTCTTTGCTCCTTTGTCTCGTAAAGTTAGACCGCTTTGCGCTCGGTGGGCCCCTGCTCTGTTTCTACTCCGTCGGTCTCTACTTATTGGTCAAGCGAGTTAGCGAAAGTACTGCTTTCTTCTCTAATCACGAAAAGTTGATTGCAGCCACGGCCTCAACTAGTCTAGGCATTTATATCCTTCACCCCCTCTTCTTTAAACTGTTTGAAATTAGTTTCAAACCCTTTCCAAATAGTTTCAGCTATGTTTGGCTAATGCCAATTGTAACTTATGTGGTGGGTGCCGCTATCATTTACTGGGTTCGTAAAGTTAAACTGATTAAGCAAATCCTCCCTTAG
- a CDS encoding glycosyltransferase family A protein: MVPMVDVIVPVYNGEQFLQKCLNSLEQQTYPNLHPILVDDHSSDGSVAILRDYQHRSKFEVTVLVNEENKGVSYSRNRALEQLQGTYVTFADADDLLLEKHVQKLVKLIEANDVRIAVTGGGSHLKLNPKNFKWPRVYSFNDSLCELLGSRGVEGYLWNKLFYTSDIKQYQLNFVPNIFMGEDLLFVFKLAVETRTKLVYGPRVTYYYRPNQDSAMRKNRSVAGVLKKGQNWLKTYHELQTIAAKNLDPHANNKVFKLLDLQYYGSINDFMYDLFKVNDHKDAVQLKPEFQHFVTHDFIRVLCSKYFSSRRKIGIFKKTRQNQRDLKTK; this comes from the coding sequence ATGGTACCCATGGTGGACGTGATTGTTCCGGTTTATAACGGGGAGCAATTCTTACAAAAGTGTTTAAATTCATTGGAGCAACAGACATATCCCAATTTGCATCCCATCCTGGTTGATGATCATTCTAGTGATGGTTCAGTTGCAATCCTTCGTGACTATCAACATCGGTCTAAGTTTGAGGTCACGGTGTTGGTGAATGAGGAAAATAAGGGGGTTTCGTACTCTAGAAATCGAGCGCTTGAGCAGCTCCAGGGAACATACGTAACCTTTGCGGATGCCGATGATTTGTTGTTGGAAAAGCACGTGCAAAAACTAGTAAAACTCATTGAAGCCAATGATGTCCGGATTGCGGTTACCGGGGGTGGCAGCCATTTAAAGCTCAACCCGAAGAATTTCAAGTGGCCCCGGGTGTACTCGTTTAACGATTCCTTGTGTGAATTGCTTGGTTCGCGGGGGGTAGAGGGCTACCTGTGGAATAAGCTATTTTATACGAGTGATATTAAACAATACCAGCTGAACTTTGTTCCTAACATTTTTATGGGTGAAGATCTGTTGTTCGTGTTTAAGCTCGCAGTTGAAACTCGAACCAAGTTAGTTTATGGACCACGAGTCACTTATTATTATCGCCCCAACCAGGATAGCGCCATGCGAAAAAATCGGAGTGTCGCCGGGGTGTTGAAAAAGGGACAGAATTGGTTAAAAACGTACCACGAGTTACAGACCATTGCAGCTAAAAATCTTGATCCGCACGCCAATAATAAGGTGTTTAAGCTATTAGACCTGCAGTATTATGGGTCCATTAACGATTTTATGTATGATTTATTTAAGGTTAACGATCATAAAGATGCTGTGCAATTAAAGCCCGAGTTCCAGCACTTCGTAACCCATGATTTTATTCGAGTCTTGTGCAGTAAGTATTTTTCGTCCAGAAGAAAAATTGGAATTTTCAAAAAAACCCGCCAAAACCAACGGGATTTAAAAACTAAGTAA
- a CDS encoding NAD(P)-dependent oxidoreductase, which produces MFKITVYNVREVETPLFEKINKDNYDLTLVAERLTLDNVDRAEGANAVMITAFDDCDAEVVERLASAGVKYIYTRVVGVNNINVKAARNLGIQVANVPNYSPRAVAELSLTLGLTLFRNVSKSTVNTHDGDFRLLPTYYANEIHSATVGIIGAGKIGMTEAKLYRGLGAKVVAYKRNPTPDNDVVSFVDLDTLLRTSDIVSLHIPYIPGQTGKLIGDPEIAKMKDQAILVNTARGQVVDNQAVADAVRNSHLGGYGTDVILDEDAIIGKQFDSLDDLPNPLNLELMKNYPNVLVTPHMGFFTEPAVEDTIRISFENVANTLTKGAPLYPVSE; this is translated from the coding sequence ATGTTTAAAATAACTGTGTATAACGTACGTGAGGTCGAAACCCCACTGTTTGAAAAAATTAATAAGGATAATTATGACCTAACGTTGGTAGCGGAACGGCTCACACTTGATAACGTGGATCGGGCCGAAGGGGCTAATGCGGTTATGATTACGGCCTTTGACGATTGTGATGCCGAAGTGGTAGAACGGTTAGCCAGTGCAGGGGTGAAATACATCTACACCCGGGTCGTGGGTGTAAATAACATTAACGTTAAGGCGGCCAGAAACCTGGGGATTCAGGTTGCCAATGTGCCTAACTATTCCCCGCGGGCCGTGGCAGAATTGTCCTTGACGCTTGGCCTAACGTTATTCCGGAACGTGTCCAAGTCCACTGTAAACACGCATGATGGGGATTTTCGGTTGCTGCCAACTTACTATGCCAATGAAATTCACAGCGCAACGGTGGGCATCATTGGGGCCGGCAAGATTGGGATGACCGAAGCGAAACTGTATCGTGGCTTAGGCGCTAAGGTCGTGGCTTACAAACGGAACCCCACTCCAGACAATGACGTGGTTTCCTTTGTGGATTTAGATACACTGCTGCGGACTTCTGACATTGTGTCACTCCACATTCCGTACATTCCGGGGCAAACTGGAAAGTTAATTGGTGATCCTGAAATCGCGAAGATGAAGGACCAGGCTATTTTGGTGAACACTGCCCGGGGGCAAGTCGTTGATAACCAGGCGGTGGCGGATGCGGTGCGTAATTCGCACCTCGGTGGTTATGGAACGGACGTAATTTTGGATGAAGATGCCATCATCGGGAAACAATTTGATTCACTGGATGACTTGCCCAACCCGCTTAATCTAGAGTTAATGAAAAACTATCCTAACGTTTTAGTAACTCCGCACATGGGCTTCTTTACGGAGCCAGCGGTTGAAGACACGATTCGGATTAGTTTTGAAAATGTTGCTAACACATTAACAAAGGGTGCTCCATTGTACCCAGTAAGCGAATAG
- a CDS encoding glycosyltransferase, translating to MKKKIDVICNIEPGGITTVVKHLLTSPAFLQTFDLSLYVFQHSHYTEALQQIGQHVPITNSASTSKRRNLVALFNFLVHYEGAALIILGPLQVMLARMVKVLFRKKYTIISWIQVSQKDPGIAKKFFALKYADYHLAISTGIKQELEQLGVAEQRIDVIYNPVDRQTKVIKATTPCKFIYIGRLLLDGQKNLRQLLRCFAALDGNWKLEIFGNGPDAEGVATLIAQDSRLRANVQLHGWVENPLQTIETANALVLNSNYEGFGMVLAEAMSYGIPCISSDCPVGPSDIIQQGQNGFLYQLGDYQALTTNLRQFVAGTTNFDPQAIKNSIQFMYTDEYDHRLLTTLEKIV from the coding sequence GTGAAAAAAAAAATTGATGTCATTTGTAATATTGAGCCGGGCGGAATTACCACCGTGGTTAAGCACTTGCTGACTAGCCCAGCATTTTTGCAAACGTTTGATTTATCTCTATATGTATTCCAGCACTCTCACTACACAGAAGCACTTCAACAAATCGGCCAGCACGTCCCAATTACGAACTCAGCTAGTACATCTAAGCGCCGAAACCTAGTGGCGCTATTTAACTTCTTAGTGCACTATGAGGGGGCTGCGTTAATTATTCTGGGACCGCTCCAAGTAATGTTGGCCCGGATGGTAAAGGTCCTGTTTAGGAAAAAGTACACCATTATTTCGTGGATTCAGGTTTCGCAAAAGGATCCGGGGATTGCCAAGAAATTTTTTGCGCTAAAGTATGCGGACTATCACCTGGCAATTTCTACGGGGATTAAACAAGAATTGGAACAATTGGGAGTTGCCGAGCAACGCATCGACGTCATTTATAATCCCGTTGACCGGCAAACCAAAGTAATTAAAGCTACTACGCCATGTAAATTTATTTACATTGGCCGGCTTCTTTTAGATGGTCAGAAAAATTTGCGGCAATTACTACGTTGTTTTGCAGCCTTAGATGGTAATTGGAAGTTAGAAATCTTTGGCAATGGTCCAGATGCTGAAGGCGTGGCGACGTTGATTGCTCAGGATTCCCGCTTACGGGCGAATGTTCAGCTCCATGGTTGGGTTGAGAATCCACTACAAACAATTGAGACAGCCAATGCCCTAGTTCTAAACTCTAATTATGAGGGGTTTGGAATGGTCTTAGCGGAAGCAATGAGCTATGGGATTCCCTGCATTTCCTCTGATTGTCCCGTGGGCCCTAGTGATATTATTCAGCAGGGACAAAACGGCTTTCTATATCAGTTAGGGGACTACCAGGCATTAACTACGAATTTACGCCAGTTTGTTGCCGGAACCACGAACTTTGATCCCCAGGCCATCAAAAATTCAATTCAGTTCATGTATACTGATGAGTATGATCATCGCTTGTTAACAACGCTTGAAAAAATTGTGTAA